Genomic segment of Paenibacillus polymyxa:
AATGAAGAAGGGGGAATCTGATCCCCAAGAGCGTGACAAGGTTTCTCCAACTTTTTGGAGGTGCTCATCGATTGTTTTTTTCGGAGTGTCATTTTCAAAATCCCAATCGATTGGAGGAACTTCTAACATAGGAGAGGTAGCTTCTTTTATAGAAATGGGTAACTCCTCCAACGCTTTTTGTTCACCTTGCTTCCATTTTAAGACGGGAACATAGTAGTGCTTTTCTAACATTTTTTTGCCTCCGTAAGTTTCTTCATCGGCTGAAGTAATTGCTGAGGTCTTCTGAGTAGAACTATTATACTATAAAAAAATATAGATGTGGGTATTAAGTTGTGTATTATGTTATTTTTTTATCTCTAAATACCTATTTTTTGTGAAAAGAATTTAGGTGTTTGAAACATATTAAAAGATGATAACATGAGAGTTATGTTCACTTAAATGTTATGAATTTGAATAATACATACGAGTATTTACAGAGTCACTCTAACCCTTTATGCTTATAACAACACATACGGAAGCATCGTTGTGTAATCCGAAAGCATCGGTAGCACCCTGCTGGCTAAAGCCAGTGGGGTGTTTTTGTTTATATAAGTGCTCTTATGACAAACGTGGCTTTTCTGCATTATTCGCAAAAAGGATATTGACAACTGTTAATTATTGGACAAAAATAGTAAATGATTATAAAATACTGGAATTTCTATGCGAAGGGTGGCTATGGCATGAAGCATACACCTACGATTCGAGCAGAATTAGACAGATACCTACAACAAGAAGGATTGAGTTTAACACAGTTTGGTCATATTGCGGATATGAATAGGGGAGCAGTAAGTGCTATCGTGACAGGAAACAAGCCTTTGTCTGTTAACCAGCTCGACCGAATTACCGAGGCTATGGGTTTACCTGAAGGTCACTTTTATGACTTGTTCATAGAAAACTACATCATCGACCATCCTCCGAATATGAGGCGAATCGAGCCATTTTTGTTTCGCTGTGCGGAGTTGGACAAGTTGGACGCGATCCGTCGAGTGGTGGGAGCCATCATGGATAATCTACTGTATTCACCCAAGCTATTTGAAATTGCAGAAGAATTATTGTCGCAGGAAAAAAATGCGGCTGCATTGTTGCTCTATGAGGGGATAGCTGAAGCGGAGAAATATCAACATTCTGAGCGTTTGGCAGTCTGTCAATATCGTATATTTACGATTCAGATTGGAGACGATCAAAGCCAGAATCTCAAGGCTGCAACACTATTTGAACCCTTCGTGGAACGTCTGGATGAAATAGACCAGCTTGACGCATTGAAGGATTTGGCAAACGTGTACAGGTCTTTGCGTAAATGGGACAAGGTAGACGAAATGGCAAGGCAAATGAGAACTAAAGCGGAAATCCAGTATAGTTTAAAACACCAAGAAAAACGTGAGTTACGAGATATTGAAAAGAGAACAAGAGGGCCGCTATTTGGATACATTGCTTATGCTGACTTATTGTGTGCAGGTGTCTACGAAGCCCAAGGCGATTACCACCAAGCTCTACAATATACATACGCCTATGCTAATTTAGATTGGGTTAAAGAGACAGACGAAGATACCCAACACTGGATTGGCTTGTTTAAGCATTGGGCAAAAGCTAATATTATTGTCAATAAGCTTTTATCCGGAGATATAAAGGTGCTGCAAGAATATATTGAATACATCGATGCAGCGGAGGATACAACGCAAGAAGATAAGGTCATCCAACTGCTGAATATTATGATAGCGGCTAACCGATATGATATTGATGTTAGTAACATAATTAAACGTTTTGAAGCGGACATTGTATCATTGTCGCAACACTCACCAAGTGATATATATACTCAACAAGTGGTGCCAGATTATTTTGCTTGGTGTGGTTACGAGTTGGCTCATTATTATTTACATAGAAATTCTTACGATGATGGCTTTAAACATTTGATGTATTCAATGGTAAGTTATCATACACTAAATAATGAGACTTATTTCATAAATTGTATGGGGCTGTTTTTACATTTTCGAGAACATGCGACTCCTGAAACCAAAGCAAATTTTTTAAATTTTATTGAAAAGGTGTGGATGAACAATGTTAAAAAAAATGGCACTGTTGATCGTCGCAGCTAGCTTTTTGTTAATTGTTACTGTACCTATTCACTCGCATGGTATAGAGCCTCAAGTACAGCATGGAGGATTTTAAACGTAAGTAAAGCAAATCCCCGCTAACCTTAATTGGTCGGCGGGGATCTATTGCTTTGAAGGAATTTTCTAAATCCACCGAATAGCTAAATGAGGTGATCAGCATGAAACATACATATAAGGTGTTAAAGTCGGATATCGAATTTGATAGATATTGTGGATTATGGCGGTACAGTGGAGAAGATTATACCGGAATGGCTAGATACATACCTAATCGGTAATCGGACTATGTTCTTGTCCATTTTCGGCAATCGGGACAAGAACTTGTACCGATAAAATAAAAAAGCCGCTAAACAGCGACTTTCAATGGGACCATGTTCCCGGCAACGTGTCATCACGGTTTGAAAATTCATTTTTCACAAATGCTCGCTCAACATTTAATCATTGCCAATAGTTCAGACCGAGCAACCGCATCGTCTTTATACACACCACGGAATGATGAAGTTTTCGTTACAGTTCCACGTTTTCTAATGCCCCTTCCACACATACAGTAATGCTCAGCTTCGATGTATACGGCTACTCCTAGTGGTTTAAGAACTTTATCCAAGGTATCTGCAATTTGTGTTGTCATTCTCTCTTGTAATTGAAATCTGTGTGCATAGGCATCTACCTTCTGGCTAGCTTGGATAATCCCGTGATGATATTCCCTTGTGGTAGATAGGCAATATGCGCCTTTCCATAAAACGGAGCAAAGTGATGCTCACAAAGAGAATGAAAAGAGATATCTTTCACAAGAACTAATTCATCATAAGATACATCGAAAGACTTCTCCAGAAGGGCTTCAGGATTTTCATTATATCCTTCGGTATATTCCATAAACGCTTTAACAACACGACAAGGAGTCTCTTTCAATTCATCTCTACCTGGATTATCACCACATAACCGAATGAGGTCAGTGATGCCAGCCAACGCACTATTAACTTGCTTGACTTCAATGTCGCTAAAACTATGCCCCAGACCAATTGATTTTTTCAGTTCAAGCAAAGATTCCGAATCAAGATTCATCTGAGTTTTCTCCCTCACTATATCTAGAAAATTCACTCGAAAAATCCCCTGTAAGTGCCATGTGTTTTTTACATCATAGTCTTCTTAAAGGGGATAATTTATATTTTATTTATTAGTCAACATAGAAAGTTAACCTGTATTAAATCAGCGATTATTTCTGAAAATACTTCGCTCCATTATTAGCGATAATTTCTTTGTACCAATGAAAACTTTTCTTTCTGATTCTACGAAGCGTGCCAGAACCATCATTGTTTTTGTCCACATAGATGTATCCATACCGTTTTTTCATTTCGCCGGTACCGTTACTCACAAGGTCAATCGGTCCCCAACTTGTATAACCAATAATATTAACTCCGTCTTTTATTGCTTCAGCAATCTCTGCAAAGTGAAGGTCCAAATACTCAATGCGGTAATCATCTTCAATGGTATCGTTGTCCAAAAGAGTATCTTGGGCACCAAGTCCGTTTTCAACGATAAACAATGGTTTGTTGTACCTTTCATGTAACTGGTTGCAGGTAATACGCATGCCCTTTGGATCAATTGTCCATCCCCACTCGGAGGTTTCCAAGTAAGGATTAATTACGGAACCAAACACATTTCCATCCGTACAATTCTTCAAAATTTCAGGATCAGCACTGGTACAACGGCTCGAATAATAGCTGAAACCGATGTAATCCACAGTATATGTCTTCAGAATCTCCAAATCTTCAGGCTCAAGCTGTAGCTGAATTCCATTCTCAATGAAAAAGCGTTTGGCATAACCTGGATACTCGCCTTTGGACTGTACATCAATCAAGAAGTATGAATCATGCTCCATTTTCATTACTTCCCAGTAATCTTCCGGATTGCTACTGTATGGATATACATTTCCAGCCGCCAACATACATCCCATCATGGCATTAGGAATGATTTTATGACAAGCCTTGACTGCCAGTGCACTTGCTACAAGTTCATGATGCGCTGCTTGATACAGAACTTGTTGTTTGTCCTCGCCTTCTTCAAAAATAATGCCCGCTCCTGTATAAGGAAGATGCAATAACATATTAATTTCATTGAATGTCATCCAGTATTTCACTTTATTTTTATAGCGTTCAAACAGTGTTTTGGAGTATTTTTCAAATAGTTCAATCATGATTCGGTTTTTCCAGCCGCCATACGTTTTCGCCAAGTTCACGGGTAAATCAAAATGACAAATCGTAACGACAGGCTCAATATTGTACTTCAGAAGTTCATCAAACACGTCATCATAAAATTGCAATCCTGCTTCATTCGGAGTTACATCGTCACCATTTGGAAAGATACGGGCCCAGGAGATCGACATTCGAAATGATTTGAAACCCATTTCAGCAAAAAGCGCGATATCCTCTTTATAACGATGATAAAAATTGATAGCTTCATGCGAAGGATAAAACTCGCCATCCTCGGGTACAAATGAATTTAAGTTGCCAGTCGAAACCTGATTACGTTTGGGCCCCGTCGGCATCAAATCAATGGTCGTCAGTCCCTTACCATCAGCCAGGTAAGCTCCCTCAATTTGATTCGCAGCTGTAGCTCCACCCCACAGAAAATTATCCGGGAATTTAGTGATTTCATTAAACATTTCCACGTACCTCCCTATTTTTATACATATACTTTGATTAAATGTTCTTTTTCATTAACCATGTCATTTTTGATCCCTACAATGTCGCGATACGTAGACGTATTCGTGACTATAATGGGGGTTACCGTTTCATAGCCGGCATCCAGGATCGCCTGCAAGTCGAACTCTACAATGATATCACCGACCTGAACACGATCACCATCCTTAACAAATGCATTGAAATGCTGACCTTTCAACTGAACCGTATCTTGTCCGATATGAATGAGTATTTCTACCCCGTCATCACTAATGAGACCAATGGCATGTTTAGTACGGTAAATCGTTTGTACAATGCCGTTCACTGGGGATACGACCCGTCCGTTCGTGGGGCGGATGGCTATCCCTTTACCCATATGCTCTCCTGCAAAAGTCTCGTCTTTAATATCTTGGAGTCTAACAACAGTACCGGTCATCGGACTAACAATTTCAAATGGTTGGTCATTCAATTGACTTGTGTTGGGAATCGGTTCTTGTTTGTCACCCATATTTGTTGACATTGTTTCTGTTGGATCTTTAAAACCAATAAAATAGGTCAAGACAAACCCAAAAATAAAGGCAGCTGCAGTTGCGATAAGCGACATGTAAAAACTGAAATCAATGCCGGCTGCCTTATTTACGAAATTGGGATAGCCAAACACACCGAGGCCCCCAAGAATATAGAATTTTGACCCGGCATATCCCAATAGGCCTCCACCGATCCCTCCGGCAATACAACTCATAATGAATGGTCTTTTTAAAGGCAGGGTCAGGCCATATATAGCAGGCTCCGTGACGCCAAAAATCCCTGAAATGAATGCCGGTACACTCAAAGCTTTTGTTTTTTGATTTTTGGTTTTGATCAGAACCGCTAGAACCGCACCGATTTGCGCAAATGAAGCTCCAAAAGAAAGCGCCATAATCGGATCTGATCCTAGTGTGCCAATATTCAGCAACGCAATGGGAATAATCCCCCAATGAAGTCCAAAAAGAACCAAGACTTGCCACATTGAGCCTATGATTAATCCCGTTAAAATGGGGCTAAATCCGTAAATTTCGGTAGCGCCCGCGCCAATTAAATTCCCTGCCCATGTAGAGATCGGACCTATAACCAAAAAAGTGGCTGGGACGATAATAAGCATCGTAAAAAAGGGAACCAAGAAAGTTCTTACCACTTGTGGAATAACTCTTTTTAGATACTTTTCTAATTTTGAGGCAGAGAATGAAGCCAGAATTATAGGTATGACAGAGGAGGAATAACTCATCAAAATTACAGGAATACCCAAAAACGTGATATGAATTGGAGATTCAAAAATGGTTCCTCCAAACAAAACGTATTGTAGATTTCCTTCACTTAAACCCGACAACGTCGGATATACGAGAGATGCTCCTATAGCCATTCCAATAAAGGAAGACCCACCGAATTTTTTCATTGCAGTGTACCCTAGAAATACGGGGAAAAAGTAAAACAGACAGTCGCCAGTTGCTTTTAGCAATTGATACGTCCCAGATGTTTCAGTAATCCAACCGAAAGACAAGAACAGTTCATTGAATCCTTTAATCATTCCTGTTGCAGCCAATAGGCCAAGTAATGGCTGAAAAACACCTGAAATCATATCAATAAAACGATTGAAGATGTTTCCTTTGGATGTTTTTTCGTCATTTGAATTTAATGTCTCTTCATCATCTGAAGACCATTTTCCAATTTTAGTTATGGCTTTATGCACATCTGGAACTTCGTTCCCAATAACAACTTGGTATTGCCCCCCACTTTGCATAACCGTAATGACCCCAGACAAACTTTTTAATTCTTCCGTTTTGGCCAATCCTTCGTCCTTCAATTGAAAGCGCAATCGTGTTACACAATGAACAACGCTGGTAACGTTTTCAACACCGCCAACTCCAGACAAAATCTCCTTGGCCAACTGGTCATAATTCATGAATGCTCTTCCTCTCTGGCTGTGACTTTGCATCAAAAAAAACTGAATAGCTGTCCGGTGCATAGATCTTAGACAACATCACCATGCTGGAAGTTTAGCGATCCAGATATTGCCCTTCGACGGTTACATCCTGTAAGGCTGTGTTAGCAATTTTCTATTTGTCACAGGCCTCAAATTTTGTGAAAGTTAGCTGAAGGTACGTCTTTTCTGGCCAGAAATGGTATTGCCTGATTGAACAGTCACAATCCAGTTGATGTACAAGCTCCCTTTGCGGACAATAATAAAACAATCTTTTTTGAAAATGCAAGGTTTTTTTCTCTGGAATTTAACTTGTAGAGAGAAATTCACATGAACATTCTTACATTTCATATATGTAGTAATTTTGGCCCAAATAATTAAAAAATAATTTGGACTTGATTGCTATTTAATCACATTACTTTGTATTTAACTGTTACTGTCGCTTTGACCTACTTTAGATTTCATCCTGATTCTCTCCGAATCAGATTATTGACAAGAACAAACCTTTGCTTTTATACTGATACCGAAAGAACGAAATACTAAAACCCGATGGATGTGGATTTTTCTAGAGAGTCATCTCTATTTTCGCCACACGAATGCCTTTACGCATTTGTGTGGCTTTTTTGTATTCAAAAAAGGAGGATTGTTTATGAAGTTGTGGCATTATGCAGTTATTGTTTTCTTGGGAGGTTGTTGTTACGGCATACTTTCCACATTTGTTAAACTGGCATATAGCGCTGGTTTTTCAACACCAGAGGTAACTGGTGCGCAGTATTTCTTTGGTGCAGTTTTGAGTTGGATATTTGTAATTTTTGCAAAAAATAAAAACCTTACGTACAAGCAGGTTACAAAACTCCTTCTATCCGGAATTCCATTTGGACTGACAGGCATGTTTTATTATCAATCGCTACAGACCATAAATGCTTCTCTAGCTATCGTCCTTTTATTTCAGTTTGTTTGGATTGGGACACTATACGAATGGATTCTCCAGAAGAAAAAACCAACCAGAAGTAAACTTATCTCGATTGGAATACTGCTCATCGGTTCGGTTTTGGCGGCAAACATTTTTTCTGAGGGTGATCTCTCGCTCTCGTGGCAAGGAACGATATGGGGGCTATTGGCTGCTTCAACATTTGCTTTATTTGTTTTTCTTAGTGGTGCTGTTGCGAAAGAAACTTCGCCCATACTGAAAAGCGCCCTTCTTTCAACCGGAGCTGTTATTACTGTTTTTGTAGTATTTCCGCCAACCTTCTTATTTAACCCCGATGTGCTGGCAGGATTGAGTCCTTTTGGATTAGTCCTCGGAGTGTTCGGAGTAGTGTTGCCTCCGCTTTTGTACTCCATAGGTATGCCACATATTGGTTCAGGAATGGGTACAATTATGACTGCATCTGAATTACCCATGGCCGTTATTATGTCTTCTCTTGTATTAGGAGAATTTGTCGGCTGGTCTCAGTGGATTGGCGTTATCATTATTTTATGCGGCATCGCATATAGCAACATACGACAAAGAACATCCAGCCCGGAATCTTCAATGAAGGAACATACTGCACTTTAATCTAAACGATACACGAGGATAAAGGGGCATGCTATCTTATCCTTATACAATATCAAAAAACTCATCATATTAGGAGGTTAGATAATCATGATTTCAGAACAAGACTCGAAGCTTTTGCAACGCTGTGTGGAACTTGCACGAATTGCGCTGGAGCATGGAGATGAACCTTTTGGTTCTCTACTTGTGGACCAACAAGGGAACGTACTGGAAGAAGATTATAATCATATTTCTGGGGGGGATCATACTCAACATCCGGAATTTGCTTTGGCACGATGGGCTGCTAACCATATGACACCAGAGGAACGAGCAAAAGCAACGGTATACACATCTGGCGAACATTGCCCAATGTGTGCAGCTGCTCATGCATGGGTTGGATTGGGCCGCATCGTATATGCGAGTTCTTCTGCTCAACTGGTTCAATGGATGGAGGAATTGAACGTTATGCCAACGCCGATCTACAATTTATCCATTCAGGAAATCATTCGCGATGCGAAAGTGGATGGCCCTGTACCTGAGTTAGCTAACCAAATTAAAGCACTGCATGTGGAGATGCATCAACGAACTAAATGAGCATGCTATTATAATAGTAGAAAAACATTCTAAGTTAGTTCCAATAACATGTCAATAAATAGCAGTTAATTCCATATATAATAAAAAAGAACATTGAATTGTTTTTTTGTTGGATAAGTTCAAATCCTTACTTAGAATAAGAGCTTTTTTACATATAAAAAGATGCTTTAAGAGTAGGTATAAATGGCGCGATTATATTTAGATCATTTAGAAAAGGAACATTGTTCTTTTCCTTTTCAGCAGGCCACTGTGATATGTTAGATCTGGTGATAAAGACGTGGAGGCGCACAGAGAACATAAAAGTTATTAGCTTGTTCTAGAGTAAGATACCTAACTCTATGGGGGCGGGAAATTCTATACTACGGGATATTGTCATCTGGAGGGCCGGGATCAAAATCTAAAGATCATCATGCTCGTAGGAGACGAGAAGGAGACTTAAGAGAGCATTAAGGCATCAGTCTCGTCTTATTGCCTCAATTACTTTCTTCTACCAAATCTTCTACCGAAATACGGATATCTAGACTACCAGTAGGAACCTTATTCTTGATAGTGCAGGCTATAGGAGTCTTGTAAAACCCACCAAAACTCTATTTCGACGCACTCGTAATGCGTAGGCCGGGGGTTCAATTCCCTTCACCAGCATAGCTATCATCTCAAGCACAGCGCGGCTTCCAAGCTTTTTGGAGGGCGCGCTTTTTTATGATTCTGGACAAATTGTGACAGGGAATAAGTCTATGTCTGTTAACCAGATAGATCGCATTACTGAGGCTCAGATAAATAGTTGTAAAATGACAAGACATGCTGATTTGGGTGCCAACCTTTGGCGGTATGTCTTGGTAAGTGTGAGATGTGTACTGGAAGCCCTAGTCGCTGTGAGCGACCAGTCCGGTCACGTCTTTTTGCTTGGCAAAGGCTTTGGCGAACGTCTATACAATCAATTCGTTGTCGTTATGTTCGCTGAGTTGGTGGGCTACAATTTCATTGTTGAATTATCTTTAATCGCAGATAGATATACCCAGCAACCCCCTACACGATATTGCGTGATATCTGTGACCCATTTTTGATTAGGTTTGTGCGCCTTGAAATCCTGTTTTAGCAGGTTTTTCGCCACACGACCTTCCGTAGAAGAAGTTTCAACCGGTGCGTAAAATCAACATGCTCATGCCTACAGTAGCTGCTAACTATAAGCCCTTCTCTTCTTCTTCCGAATTAGCATGGTCAGGAAAAGGAGGACAGGCAGAGCAATTTGAAAGATAGGCCAGACTTGAACCAAGGCTACATGAAGACCGAACCACAAAAATTCGGTTAACCTAGGAGATAGAAACGTAAGAGAGTATATGATGATGCTTAGCAATAGTAAAGCAGGCTTATATCTAAAGGGGGTTATCGTTTGAAGCCCTATGACGGCACCAAACATAAAACCAGCCGTTTTGATTCCGAGTCCAATAAATAGAATCATCGTAAACAGGACATCAGCTCTCTCAACGATCTTCGGTAGCTCAATTAGTTGAGTAACCTCAAACAAGGGATAGGTGCTTGATGCTGCCCAATCTGGACCTAGAACAAGGACTGATAGTTCATTCAAAACGATAAGGAACACAGCAGTGAACCAGTAAACAATGATGATCGATCGCTTTAACTTACGTTTATCCGTGACGATCTTGAATAGCACAAGAAAAAGAACCGTTTGACCGAAAGGAAAAGACACGATCTCGGGAATGGCAGCCTTCAATACGGGAGTTAAACCGCTCTCCAATACAGGAAATAAAAACTCAAAGTGAATAAGTCCAGTAAAAAGAGTAAGCAATAGTAAAATGCCGTAACCAAACACCAACAGAAGCAAAAATATATGACATAGAAGGAACCAGACTCTCGGTCCAAACCATACCACATCGGCACAGACAATTAACGCTATAAACGTAATAACTTCGGTAGGGGTTCTGTTCAGCAATGTCAATGCGCCGAGCTCACCCATGTCCCTGACATTCCTGGAAGCTTCATAAGCAAAGTAACCGATGAACAAAAGTCCCCCCAGACTACCTATCCATTTTCCCCAATAATGGCATAGGAGCTCGTACAAATCTCGATGTGGATCAAGTTTATGCATGTATAAATACATGATTAGCAGGACGAAGCCCGCAAGTGCACCTATCAGCATGGCTAGCCATGCATCCTGCTTGGCTTTAGCTCCCAATAGGAATAATGTTGTACTGCCAACCTGAAACAAGGAAAAAGCGATAGCTAACCCGGATACCCTGGTGACGGTTTCATTCATACTGTTTAGGCCCCTTTTTACAAATAGGTTAGGTTTGACTTCCGATATGCTTCTGCAGGAGTCCAGGACGCTGAATTCGTGCATCTACTCGAATATCCAGTTCTATCTTTTTGAACTCCTGCTCCCAGTCTTCTTTCACCGTCTCCCACTCCCTTGGGAACCTTCGGTGAATCCGGTCAGCAAAACCAGTTGCATCCACGCCCAGTTCCTGGAGTTTATCCCAGCCCTCATTTATCGTTCTGGTCACTTCTTTTCCAATCTCTTTTTCCATATCATGTATGGTTCTTGTCTTGGAAATATCCTTAGTGCATGTGCTTTCATTTAAAGTTCCGTTAATTTTAACTCTAACCTGCATGGTGTAATGAAAACTCGTTTTTCTGGGTATAAGTTTTACATCTGCAGAATCTACTGTTAGAGAAGAGTGCATTTCCCTACCGAGTTGTTCGCTGCATGGGAACGAAATTTCGGTGTTATTAACCTTTTGGGACAGATAAGATACTCCCAGACTCTCTTCCTTGTCGAGAAATCCTTTAAGCTTTCCGTTTTGAAACACCCCTAATTTAGTCAATGCCAGCTTGAGCGGGGTCGAGGTTTTTTTAAAAACATCCAGACTCTCTGCTTCCTTCTCGTTCTCATGGTCTCTCTCTCCGATTAATTCGGCGACTGGTACCCCAATGGATTTGGAATCCGAGTTCATGCTCAATACGAAATCATAAACCCTAACTTTCGGAAACAACGATAAACTATCGCTCTCTTTGTCGATCAATTCAGCCATGGCGGCGCCTTGAAGTTTTTCAGGAGGCAATAATTTCTTTATTAGATCGGATGCTAGTCCATCCGTTATAATTATAGATACCATTTCTCTCGCTTCCGTATTACGAAGATAAAAATCGATTAAACGATCCATTCCCTTCTCAGCCGCTCTCTTACCGATATATATAACACGATTATGTGCTATGTAGATTCGTCTTGATGTTTCCAAATTGCTGTACGATAACGCCTGGTTATAGGTTTTGGACTTTACAGAGAATACATGGGATGCGGGTTGGGAAGAGCTTCCCGATCCTCCTCCGGTTCCACTTGCAATGGCAGAGGGAACAATAATCTGATAGGACACCATCCACTGTCCGTCGTCCATCATATCTACTCCTGTAGCCGCAGTTACCCACAGCTCATTCAGTTCGACTCGATTCCAGCAACCCGTCAAACTGAATAACACGACCAAAATCATAAAAAACCTTCCTAATAGGGACATACCGGTTCCTCCTTACGCCATGGGATCTCGGCCATGTTCCCCTGCCTGTTCTGCAAATGATTCCTGTTCCGTTGCCTGTCTTACTGGATTGGAATCCCCAATCATTACCGGCCGTTTCTTCATCATCCACCAAGGTGCACGCACAAACAGGTCTTTCATATTGCTCTTATAGAAAGGTGCGATCGGTATCATATAAGGAACACCGAACGAATTCATAGATACTAATCGAACGAGGATGGGAACCAAGGCCGACAAAACGCCGTATAACCCAAATAAACCCGCCACCAGCATGAGTACAAACCTGAGCAAACGAACAGCCCCCGCCATATTGATCGAAGGTAACACAAAGTTGCATATAGCCGTGAATGATACCACAATCACCATAGCTGCGGACACCAACCCCGCCTGAACGGCAGCTTGTCCAAGAACCAAAGCCCCAACGATAGAGATTGCAGGCCCTACAGCGCGCGGCATTCGTACTCCTGCTTCGCGGATAACCTCGAAGGTCAGCTCCATTAGCATTGCTTCAAGCAGGGCGGGCAATGGTGTATTCTCTCTCTGTGCAGCCAGAGTGATAAGCAGTGTTGTAGGCAGCATTTCCTGGTGAAACGTAGTTGTTGCAATAAAGAATGAGGGTAATAGCAATGCCAAGAAAAAGGATGCCATCCGAACGATTCGAAGAAAAGATGCCAAATCATATCGCTGGTAGTAATCCTCACTGGATGCGATAAACCGAAAAAGGGTTACGGGAGCAATCAGCGCAAATGGGGTCCCATCAACCAA
This window contains:
- a CDS encoding Ger(x)C family spore germination protein: MSLLGRFFMILVVLFSLTGCWNRVELNELWVTAATGVDMMDDGQWMVSYQIIVPSAIASGTGGGSGSSSQPASHVFSVKSKTYNQALSYSNLETSRRIYIAHNRVIYIGKRAAEKGMDRLIDFYLRNTEAREMVSIIITDGLASDLIKKLLPPEKLQGAAMAELIDKESDSLSLFPKVRVYDFVLSMNSDSKSIGVPVAELIGERDHENEKEAESLDVFKKTSTPLKLALTKLGVFQNGKLKGFLDKEESLGVSYLSQKVNNTEISFPCSEQLGREMHSSLTVDSADVKLIPRKTSFHYTMQVRVKINGTLNESTCTKDISKTRTIHDMEKEIGKEVTRTINEGWDKLQELGVDATGFADRIHRRFPREWETVKEDWEQEFKKIELDIRVDARIQRPGLLQKHIGSQT